One genomic region from Terriglobus aquaticus encodes:
- the gcvPA gene encoding aminomethyl-transferring glycine dehydrogenase subunit GcvPA: MRYLPKSPADREAMLKEIGAESIDTLFETVPAEYRLTRDLKVPRQHSEHEVIEAFKAYAAENATGYASFLGAGAYRHYRPVLIDVLSQRGEFLTSYTPYQPEIAQGTLQALFEFQTMICELTGMDIANASMYDGSTGAAEAVMMAVRVTGRSGAVIARTVHPEYREVLGTYAQHQGIPTAEVGYFDNGRVDLSALDAAITDDTACVLIQSPNFFGTIEDIAAIADVVHAKGALLIVSIAEAVSLGIVKPPREADIVSLEAQSFGVPVGFGGPYCGVIAAKEKFLRQMPGRLVGEAKDTEGRRGFVLTLSTREQHIRREKATSNICTNQSLVALMVTIFLTVYGKGLRELAEHNLAKAQYLSQALTKDDGASLLFNGAPRFNEFVLKSAATAEDNNAALLEEKIIGGLPLAKWYPELGEHASLWCATELSTRAQMDAAAKTLSQHAERDAELALT, translated from the coding sequence ATGCGCTACTTGCCCAAGTCGCCCGCGGATCGCGAGGCGATGCTGAAGGAGATCGGCGCGGAGTCGATCGATACGCTGTTTGAGACCGTGCCCGCCGAGTACCGGCTGACGCGCGACCTGAAGGTGCCGCGGCAACACAGCGAGCACGAGGTGATCGAGGCGTTCAAGGCGTACGCCGCCGAGAACGCGACCGGCTACGCCAGCTTTCTGGGCGCGGGCGCATATCGCCACTACCGCCCGGTGTTGATCGACGTGCTCTCGCAGCGCGGCGAGTTCCTGACCAGCTACACGCCTTACCAGCCGGAGATTGCGCAGGGCACGCTGCAGGCGCTGTTCGAATTCCAGACGATGATCTGTGAACTGACGGGCATGGACATTGCCAACGCCAGCATGTACGACGGATCAACGGGTGCGGCCGAAGCCGTGATGATGGCCGTACGCGTGACCGGCCGCAGCGGCGCTGTGATCGCGCGCACCGTGCATCCGGAATACCGCGAGGTGCTCGGCACGTACGCGCAGCACCAGGGCATTCCGACGGCCGAGGTTGGCTATTTTGACAACGGTCGTGTGGATCTCTCTGCACTCGATGCAGCAATCACGGACGACACTGCTTGCGTTCTGATCCAGTCGCCCAACTTCTTCGGCACCATTGAAGACATTGCGGCGATTGCGGACGTCGTGCACGCGAAGGGTGCTTTGCTCATCGTATCGATCGCGGAGGCAGTCTCGCTTGGCATCGTCAAGCCGCCCAGGGAGGCCGATATCGTCTCGCTGGAGGCGCAGAGCTTTGGCGTTCCGGTTGGCTTTGGCGGACCGTACTGCGGCGTGATCGCGGCGAAGGAGAAGTTCCTGCGTCAGATGCCCGGCCGCCTAGTTGGCGAGGCGAAGGACACCGAAGGCCGTCGCGGCTTCGTGCTGACGCTGTCGACTCGTGAGCAGCACATCCGCCGGGAGAAGGCGACCAGCAACATCTGCACCAACCAGTCGCTGGTGGCGCTGATGGTGACGATCTTCCTGACCGTCTACGGCAAGGGTCTGCGCGAACTCGCCGAGCACAACCTGGCGAAGGCGCAGTACCTTTCGCAGGCGCTGACGAAGGACGACGGCGCTTCCCTGCTGTTCAACGGCGCTCCGCGTTTCAACGAGTTCGTGCTGAAGTCAGCAGCGACTGCGGAGGACAACAACGCCGCACTGCTGGAAGAAAAGATCATCGGCGGCCTGCCACTCGCGAAGTGGTACCCCGAACTTGGCGAGCACGCTTCGCTGTGGTGCGCGACCGAGCTTTCCACGCGGGCGCAGATGGATGCCGCGGCAAAGACGCTGAGTCAGCACGCTGAGCGTGACGCCGAACTTGCTCTGACCTAA
- the gcvH gene encoding glycine cleavage system protein GcvH: MSYPSSYRFTKEHEWIEANGTEATIGITDHAQHLLGDIVFVDLPKVGAALKQKESFGSVESVKAVSDVYAPASGEVTAINEDLTSAPEKINEDANGTWLIKATLSNPSDLDSLLNAAAYEQYVSEETGH; encoded by the coding sequence ATGAGCTACCCGTCTTCGTACCGCTTCACCAAAGAGCATGAGTGGATTGAGGCCAACGGCACCGAAGCCACCATCGGCATCACGGACCACGCGCAGCACCTGCTGGGCGATATCGTTTTCGTCGACCTGCCCAAGGTTGGCGCGGCGCTGAAGCAGAAGGAGTCCTTCGGTTCGGTGGAGAGCGTGAAGGCCGTCAGTGATGTGTACGCCCCGGCCTCGGGCGAAGTCACGGCGATCAACGAGGACCTGACCAGCGCTCCGGAGAAGATCAACGAAGACGCGAACGGCACGTGGCTCATCAAGGCCACCCTGAGCAATCCGAGCGATCTGGACAGCTTGCTGAATGCCGCCGCTTACGAGCAGTACGTGAGCGAAGAGACCGGTCACTAA
- a CDS encoding TonB-dependent receptor, with translation MKTHCSKLRASVFVAALAVSAVTATGFAQTAALGNIAGVVRDAAGSVVPSATVTVINTGTGAKKDLTTDSDGHYTATFLQPGTYEVIISGSGFGRVDQKNVQVTVGNTNTVDATLPAGSVSSEVTVTTDAVLVDSDRTDQSQVVGERLVNNLPVNGRRFDNFVLLTPNVVPDGNSGLLSFRGISGLYNTNLVDGANNNQAFFSEARGRSIGAPYVFPIDAIQEFQSATSSYSAEFGQAAGGVINAITKSGTNSFHGDAYEYYRTPGFNALDPQNKYQGRTGNNPLLLQQPIKTQHQFGAAVGGPIIRDKMFFHAVYDGYRRRNPITYLSTYNTATQNISQLVALCDGRTSNYLTRGSAIFPSVIPNITAAQCSAAVNFINGTQLGSFQRNTKQDIFLPRLDFQATSKTHLSASFLFENLQIPNGYNSSTTVNNGGVSQNGTINFHERFLFANAETSLSSTATNVVHFQWSRDLETASTNSGGPAINITNLASYGETSALPRGAFPDEHRWQITDIYNTVRGKHNLKVGVDINLIHEQISNLFQGDGSFTYGTGSTEFNFANWIQDVYQVNGGRHYNSFTQVNDPITHVGADDFWNKDLDIFVQDDWKITPKLLLSMGARYDVQLVPQPERPNTSSPVAQTYTSTINIDYHMAAPRFGFAWTPHEGMVVRGGYGLFFALTSNSTFYANRRENGVFQQQFNVNAITNPNTPYVAAGTGCTPAVGTNRCFTQSGTYASYAPQGGIPAFTPPGPAPINQVTGAATPAVNPGLPPGTLGARGNDPNFLNPYTHSYDLSVEQQLPLRSTLSVGYVGTRGMRLPIFVDTNVDPTSAVVRNYTYINAQGVSQVIPTPYYTRRLYTTTGTMLTGFSDVNSWYNSLAVSLRKPLSRSFQVLANYTWAHAMDGGQVSGVNGTFNGTDVAFDPFARGHRAGRAAEYSRSDLDVRGRFVGSLVAISRFPIGNKLAAYAANGWQLTTTVTAQTGLPLTAFMSNSPVSVIGDGGLTGAELSLNNAGTPGRVPTAVAPRNAFKGPGVHNTDLRLSREFPLREGMRIEIAAEAFNIANHRNQLGVNQTFATYQTAGTSTTAGSGGAATTCPATATDGCIVPYTQTGFGAQTSTSGILYTPRQLQFLGRFFF, from the coding sequence TTGAAGACCCATTGTTCCAAGCTGCGCGCGAGTGTATTCGTTGCCGCCCTCGCGGTTTCCGCCGTAACCGCCACCGGCTTCGCGCAAACCGCCGCTCTCGGTAACATCGCCGGCGTCGTCCGCGACGCAGCCGGTTCCGTCGTTCCCAGCGCCACCGTCACCGTCATCAACACCGGCACAGGCGCCAAGAAGGACCTCACCACCGACTCCGACGGCCACTACACCGCCACCTTCCTGCAGCCCGGCACCTACGAGGTCATCATCAGCGGCTCCGGATTCGGCCGCGTCGACCAGAAGAACGTGCAGGTCACCGTCGGCAACACCAACACCGTAGACGCCACGCTGCCCGCCGGCTCCGTATCGTCGGAGGTCACCGTCACCACCGATGCCGTTCTGGTCGACAGCGATCGCACCGACCAGTCCCAGGTCGTCGGCGAGCGCCTCGTCAACAACCTGCCCGTCAACGGCCGCCGTTTCGACAACTTCGTTCTGCTCACGCCCAACGTCGTCCCCGACGGCAACTCGGGCCTGCTCAGCTTCCGCGGCATCTCCGGCCTCTACAACACCAACCTGGTCGACGGCGCCAACAACAACCAGGCCTTCTTCTCTGAGGCTCGCGGCCGCTCCATCGGCGCTCCCTACGTCTTCCCCATCGACGCCATCCAGGAATTCCAGTCCGCCACCTCCAGCTACTCGGCCGAATTCGGCCAGGCCGCCGGCGGCGTCATCAACGCCATTACCAAGTCCGGCACCAACTCCTTCCACGGCGACGCCTACGAGTACTACCGCACACCCGGCTTCAATGCGCTTGATCCGCAGAACAAGTACCAGGGCCGCACCGGCAATAACCCCCTGTTGCTGCAGCAGCCCATCAAGACGCAGCACCAGTTCGGTGCAGCCGTCGGCGGACCCATCATCCGCGACAAGATGTTCTTCCACGCCGTGTACGACGGCTATCGTCGCCGCAACCCCATCACCTACCTGTCCACCTACAACACCGCGACGCAGAACATCTCGCAGCTCGTCGCCCTGTGCGACGGCCGCACCAGCAACTACCTGACCCGCGGCTCGGCGATCTTTCCTTCGGTGATCCCAAACATCACCGCAGCGCAGTGCAGCGCCGCCGTCAACTTCATCAACGGCACCCAGCTAGGGTCCTTCCAACGCAACACCAAGCAGGACATCTTCCTGCCGCGCCTCGATTTCCAGGCCACGTCCAAGACACACCTTTCGGCGTCCTTCCTCTTTGAAAACCTGCAGATTCCCAACGGCTACAACAGCAGCACCACCGTCAACAACGGTGGCGTCTCGCAGAACGGAACCATCAACTTCCACGAGCGCTTCCTGTTCGCCAACGCGGAAACCTCACTTTCCAGCACCGCGACCAACGTCGTGCACTTCCAGTGGTCGCGCGATCTGGAAACGGCGTCCACCAACTCCGGCGGCCCGGCCATCAACATCACCAATCTTGCTTCGTACGGCGAAACCAGCGCCCTTCCGCGCGGAGCCTTCCCGGATGAGCACCGCTGGCAGATCACCGACATCTACAACACCGTTCGTGGCAAGCACAACCTGAAGGTCGGCGTGGATATCAACCTCATCCACGAGCAGATCTCCAACCTCTTTCAGGGCGATGGTTCCTTCACCTACGGCACCGGCAGCACCGAGTTCAACTTCGCCAACTGGATCCAGGACGTGTACCAGGTCAACGGCGGCCGTCACTACAACAGCTTCACCCAGGTGAACGATCCCATCACCCACGTTGGTGCCGACGATTTCTGGAACAAGGATCTCGACATCTTCGTGCAGGACGACTGGAAGATCACGCCCAAGCTTCTGCTCAGCATGGGCGCGCGGTACGACGTCCAGCTTGTGCCTCAACCGGAACGTCCGAACACCTCTTCGCCTGTGGCGCAGACCTACACCAGCACCATCAACATCGATTACCACATGGCTGCGCCGCGCTTCGGCTTCGCGTGGACGCCGCACGAAGGTATGGTGGTGCGCGGCGGTTACGGCCTCTTCTTCGCGCTCACGTCGAACTCCACCTTCTACGCGAACCGCCGCGAGAACGGTGTCTTCCAGCAGCAGTTCAACGTAAACGCGATAACCAACCCGAATACGCCCTACGTGGCTGCCGGCACCGGCTGCACCCCCGCCGTCGGCACAAACCGTTGCTTTACGCAGTCGGGTACCTACGCCAGCTACGCCCCCCAGGGCGGCATCCCGGCCTTCACGCCGCCCGGTCCGGCACCCATCAATCAGGTCACCGGTGCTGCCACTCCGGCCGTCAACCCTGGCCTGCCCCCCGGTACTCTCGGTGCCCGCGGCAACGACCCCAACTTTCTCAATCCCTACACTCACTCCTACGACCTCTCGGTCGAGCAGCAGTTGCCGCTCCGGTCCACCCTCAGCGTTGGGTATGTTGGTACGCGCGGCATGCGTCTGCCCATCTTTGTTGACACCAACGTCGATCCCACCTCTGCCGTGGTGCGCAACTACACCTACATCAACGCACAGGGCGTGTCGCAGGTTATTCCCACTCCGTACTACACTCGGCGCCTCTACACCACCACTGGCACCATGCTCACGGGCTTCTCTGACGTGAATAGCTGGTACAACTCGCTTGCCGTCAGCCTCAGGAAGCCGCTCTCCCGCAGCTTCCAGGTCCTGGCCAACTACACCTGGGCTCACGCCATGGACGGCGGTCAGGTCTCCGGCGTAAACGGAACCTTCAACGGAACCGACGTGGCCTTCGACCCGTTCGCGCGCGGTCACCGTGCGGGACGCGCGGCTGAGTATTCGCGCTCCGATCTCGACGTTCGTGGCCGCTTCGTCGGCTCCCTCGTCGCAATCTCGCGTTTCCCCATCGGCAACAAGCTGGCTGCGTACGCGGCCAACGGCTGGCAGTTGACCACCACGGTCACGGCACAGACGGGTCTGCCGCTCACCGCATTCATGAGCAACTCACCCGTATCCGTTATTGGTGACGGTGGCCTCACCGGTGCCGAGCTCTCCCTGAACAACGCCGGCACTCCCGGTCGTGTTCCAACCGCCGTCGCTCCCCGCAACGCCTTCAAGGGACCGGGAGTCCACAATACCGATCTGCGCCTCTCCCGTGAGTTCCCGCTCCGGGAAGGCATGCGCATCGAAATCGCCGCTGAAGCGTTCAACATCGCGAACCATCGCAATCAGCTCGGCGTAAACCAGACCTTCGCCACCTACCAGACCGCTGGCACCAGCACCACCGCCGGCAGTGGCGGCGCAGCCACTACCTGCCCGGCAACGGCAACGGACGGCTGCATCGTCCCCTACACCCAGACCGGCTTCGGTGCGCAGACCAGCACCTCCGGCATCCTGTACACACCGCGCCAACTGCAGTTCCTGGGCCGCTTCTTCTTCTAG
- the gcvPB gene encoding aminomethyl-transferring glycine dehydrogenase subunit GcvPB, whose protein sequence is MSDAFVGTPRKATTHVNQNEGLIFEKSSPGKKAYRMTELDVPAVDAAALLGDAVREDLGVMPELSEIEIVRHFTRLSTWNYAIDLGMFPLGSCTMKYNGRVNEAVSRLEGIAEAHPYQPEALSQGSLRIMKTLQDCLLEITGMDAITLQPAAGAHGEFTGILMVRAYHESKGNARKKVLVPDSAHGTNPATAAVVGYQVQNLKSNAEGAVDLEELRKAVDEDTAALMLTNPSTIGVFESQIHEIADILHAKGALLYMDGANMNALVGKTRPGDFGADVMHLNLHKTFSTPHGGGGPGSGPVACKAILEPFLPKPTVVEKADGTLAFDFDRPQSVGRVRMFYGNFGMFVRALAYTLANGPDGLRQTTEDAVLNANYIRAKLEGVFDLPYKTRSMHEVVFSDKLQAKNGVKTGDIGKRLIDYGFHAYTVSFPMIVSGAMMIEPTESESREELDYLIDALQQIAREAEENPELVKTAPHSTRIRRLDETAAARKPVLRWKAPAASESVEPDAAAKEW, encoded by the coding sequence ATGTCGGACGCATTTGTTGGAACGCCGCGCAAGGCGACCACGCACGTCAATCAGAACGAAGGCCTGATCTTCGAGAAGAGTTCGCCGGGCAAAAAGGCCTATCGGATGACGGAGCTCGACGTGCCGGCTGTGGACGCAGCGGCGCTGCTGGGCGATGCCGTGCGCGAAGACCTGGGCGTGATGCCGGAGCTGAGCGAGATCGAGATCGTGCGGCACTTCACCCGGCTGTCCACGTGGAACTACGCCATCGACCTGGGCATGTTTCCGCTGGGTAGCTGCACGATGAAGTACAACGGCCGCGTGAACGAAGCGGTGTCGCGGCTGGAAGGCATTGCCGAGGCGCATCCGTATCAGCCCGAGGCGCTAAGCCAGGGCTCGCTGCGCATCATGAAGACGCTGCAGGATTGCCTGCTGGAAATCACCGGCATGGACGCGATCACGCTGCAGCCAGCGGCGGGCGCACATGGCGAGTTCACCGGCATTCTGATGGTGCGTGCCTACCACGAGAGCAAGGGCAACGCCCGCAAGAAGGTGCTGGTGCCGGACTCGGCGCACGGCACGAATCCTGCGACCGCGGCGGTCGTTGGCTACCAGGTGCAAAACCTGAAGTCGAACGCAGAAGGCGCAGTCGACCTGGAAGAGCTGCGCAAGGCTGTCGATGAAGACACGGCGGCGCTGATGCTGACGAATCCTTCGACCATCGGCGTGTTTGAGTCGCAGATCCACGAGATCGCCGACATTCTGCATGCCAAGGGCGCGCTGCTGTACATGGACGGCGCGAACATGAACGCGCTGGTCGGCAAGACGCGGCCGGGCGACTTCGGCGCGGACGTGATGCACCTGAACCTGCACAAGACCTTCTCCACGCCGCACGGTGGTGGTGGCCCGGGCTCGGGGCCGGTGGCGTGTAAGGCGATCCTGGAGCCGTTTCTGCCGAAGCCGACCGTCGTCGAGAAAGCGGACGGGACGCTGGCGTTCGACTTCGATCGTCCGCAGTCGGTAGGTCGCGTGCGCATGTTCTACGGCAACTTCGGCATGTTTGTGCGCGCGCTGGCGTACACGCTGGCGAACGGCCCGGACGGTTTGCGGCAGACCACCGAAGACGCGGTGCTGAATGCGAACTACATTCGCGCGAAGCTGGAAGGCGTATTCGATTTGCCTTACAAGACTCGCTCGATGCACGAGGTTGTGTTCAGCGACAAGCTGCAGGCGAAGAACGGTGTGAAGACCGGCGACATCGGCAAGCGCCTGATCGACTACGGCTTCCACGCGTATACCGTCAGCTTTCCGATGATTGTGAGCGGCGCGATGATGATCGAGCCGACCGAGAGCGAGTCGCGCGAGGAGTTGGATTACTTGATCGATGCCTTGCAGCAGATTGCGCGCGAGGCGGAAGAGAATCCGGAGCTGGTCAAGACGGCGCCGCACTCTACGCGCATCCGGCGGCTGGACGAGACCGCGGCGGCGCGCAAGCCGGTGCTGCGCTGGAAGGCTCCGGCGGCGAGCGAATCGGTCGAGCCGGACGCGGCAGCGAAGGAGTGGTAG
- a CDS encoding DUF2237 family protein has product MASEDYEQDESRNVLGQPLQTCGTDPVTGFYRDGCCNTGPDDRGVHTVCAVVTDEFLEASRRLGNDLITPAPHFGFPGLHAGDRWCVCAARWLQAYEAGSPCPIVLEATHENTLRIIPFEILLQYAVIPDKLV; this is encoded by the coding sequence ATGGCCTCAGAGGACTACGAACAGGACGAATCCCGCAACGTACTCGGTCAGCCCCTGCAGACCTGCGGCACTGACCCGGTCACGGGCTTCTACCGCGACGGCTGCTGCAACACCGGCCCCGACGACCGCGGCGTCCACACCGTCTGTGCCGTCGTCACCGACGAGTTCCTCGAAGCCTCCCGCCGCCTGGGCAACGACCTCATCACGCCGGCGCCCCACTTCGGCTTCCCCGGCCTGCACGCCGGCGACCGCTGGTGCGTCTGTGCTGCCCGCTGGCTTCAGGCTTACGAGGCCGGCTCGCCCTGCCCCATCGTCCTCGAGGCCACGCACGAGAACACCCTCCGCATCATCCCGTTCGAAATCCTCCTGCAGTACGCCGTCATCCCCGACAAGCTCGTCTAA
- the gcvT gene encoding glycine cleavage system aminomethyltransferase GcvT, translated as MSAPPQQLLRRTGLFGTHKDLRAKMVDFGGWEMPVEYAGLVAEHNAVRTAVGVFDVSHMGCIQLRGPGSLDAVQYLLMNDASRLQIGQAHYSAMLTPQGTFVDDVVLHKLSDNDYLIVINAGTREKDIRWVRQQIGQMPHCHISDYSDLYTQIAIQGPKAEATLQKLTDVNLSAIKNYWFAWGKVAGQYNVLIARTGYTGEDGFEIYVPSDEKTSADVWRQVFEAGEEFGIKACGLGARNTLRLECSMALYGHEISDTINVFEAGLNRYCKLDKPMDFVGKAALLAAGEPQRKLVGLEMVDRGIARDGYPVRSLEGEPLGVVTSGSPSPTLKKNIAMAFVPAAEAQHGNVVAVEIRGQLVKAQVVPTPFYKRARKLPEKQAEVLS; from the coding sequence CTGTCGGCACCGCCGCAGCAGTTGCTGCGCCGCACCGGCCTGTTTGGCACGCACAAAGACCTGCGTGCCAAGATGGTCGACTTCGGCGGATGGGAGATGCCGGTGGAGTACGCCGGCCTGGTTGCGGAGCACAACGCGGTGCGCACGGCAGTGGGCGTGTTCGACGTCTCGCACATGGGCTGCATCCAGTTGCGCGGACCGGGATCGCTGGACGCCGTGCAGTACCTGCTGATGAACGACGCGAGCCGCCTGCAGATCGGCCAGGCGCATTACAGCGCCATGCTGACGCCGCAGGGCACGTTTGTGGACGATGTGGTGCTGCACAAGCTGAGCGACAACGACTACCTGATCGTGATCAATGCAGGCACGCGTGAAAAAGACATCCGCTGGGTGCGGCAGCAGATCGGCCAGATGCCGCACTGCCACATCAGCGACTACAGCGACCTGTACACCCAGATCGCGATCCAGGGACCAAAAGCGGAAGCAACGCTGCAGAAGCTGACCGACGTGAACCTGAGCGCGATCAAGAACTACTGGTTCGCCTGGGGCAAGGTCGCAGGACAGTACAACGTGCTGATCGCGCGCACCGGCTACACGGGCGAAGACGGTTTCGAGATCTACGTGCCGAGCGATGAGAAGACCAGCGCTGACGTGTGGCGGCAGGTGTTCGAGGCGGGCGAGGAGTTCGGCATCAAGGCGTGCGGCCTGGGTGCCCGCAACACGCTGCGGCTGGAGTGCAGCATGGCGCTGTACGGGCACGAGATCAGCGACACGATCAACGTGTTTGAGGCCGGTCTGAACCGCTACTGCAAGCTGGACAAGCCAATGGACTTTGTCGGCAAGGCCGCGCTGCTGGCTGCGGGCGAGCCCCAGCGCAAGCTGGTCGGCCTGGAGATGGTCGATCGAGGCATTGCGCGCGACGGCTACCCCGTTCGCTCGCTGGAGGGCGAACCGCTTGGCGTGGTCACGAGCGGATCGCCGTCGCCGACGCTGAAGAAGAACATCGCGATGGCCTTTGTGCCGGCGGCGGAAGCGCAGCACGGCAATGTAGTTGCGGTGGAGATCCGCGGCCAACTGGTGAAGGCGCAGGTTGTTCCCACGCCCTTTTACAAGCGCGCGCGGAAGCTGCCGGAGAAGCAGGCCGAGGTTCTGAGTTAG
- a CDS encoding SIMPL domain-containing protein gives MNIGHETESSHGGSRLQQQTARTSVKLAALAFVCSALALFGGSARAQSVTVDPCATAPQSCPTLVSTSATAQTRIANTAVDVTLGLTVTQTDLPAAQRSLSTQSNQLIAYLRAQGVQRLFTNNVSFSPETRFQKNAADKTVGYTGSTSVSFRTTPDKAPEILSAALNNGANTINSTVFTPTEQQMEDARRDLAAQATKSAMAEIESIAKAVNSHVVALRDIQVGAVSGGEPRPMPMMMRAMKADMPVAAPIATAEGDQQISLTVSVTAAVAK, from the coding sequence ATGAACATCGGACACGAAACGGAAAGCTCGCACGGTGGGTCTCGCCTCCAGCAGCAAACGGCACGAACTTCGGTGAAGCTTGCCGCGCTCGCCTTTGTCTGCAGTGCACTCGCATTGTTTGGTGGCAGCGCACGCGCGCAGAGCGTCACGGTTGATCCTTGCGCGACTGCGCCGCAAAGCTGTCCCACGCTTGTTTCGACCAGCGCGACAGCGCAGACACGCATTGCGAATACCGCGGTCGATGTGACTCTGGGCCTGACCGTAACGCAGACGGACCTGCCGGCCGCACAGCGGAGTCTTTCCACGCAGTCCAATCAACTGATCGCGTACCTGCGCGCCCAGGGTGTGCAGCGCCTGTTCACGAACAACGTCTCCTTCAGCCCGGAGACTCGCTTCCAGAAGAACGCCGCTGACAAGACCGTGGGCTACACCGGCAGCACCAGCGTGAGCTTTCGCACCACGCCTGACAAGGCCCCGGAGATCCTGAGCGCTGCGCTGAACAACGGCGCGAACACCATCAACAGCACCGTGTTCACGCCGACCGAGCAGCAGATGGAGGATGCCCGCCGCGATCTGGCCGCGCAGGCAACGAAGTCCGCCATGGCGGAGATTGAATCGATCGCGAAGGCGGTCAACTCGCACGTGGTCGCGTTGCGCGACATTCAGGTGGGCGCGGTGAGTGGCGGCGAGCCTCGGCCGATGCCGATGATGATGCGGGCGATGAAAGCGGACATGCCCGTCGCAGCTCCGATTGCGACGGCAGAGGGTGACCAGCAGATTTCGCTGACAGTCTCCGTGACGGCAGCGGTGGCGAAATGA
- a CDS encoding MarR family winged helix-turn-helix transcriptional regulator produces the protein MANGEQTEQETAAAPTAASVWLVLMKAHRSLAALMDQSIASLGIGLSDFILLEALLHKGAMSISQLGEKVQLANSSMTAAVDRLVQRGLVQRQSDGPDRRVRTVDLTPCGRALIQKLFAKHEQDIDALMQPLCPAERAALRSALKKLGLAAQSRLQNAG, from the coding sequence ATGGCGAACGGCGAACAAACCGAGCAGGAGACAGCGGCGGCGCCCACGGCGGCCAGCGTCTGGCTGGTGCTGATGAAAGCGCATCGCTCGCTCGCGGCCCTCATGGACCAGTCCATCGCGTCGCTGGGCATCGGCCTGTCGGATTTCATCCTGCTCGAAGCCCTTTTGCACAAGGGCGCCATGAGCATCTCCCAACTCGGCGAAAAGGTGCAGCTTGCCAACAGCAGCATGACCGCCGCGGTGGATCGGCTGGTGCAGCGCGGCCTGGTGCAGCGGCAGAGCGACGGCCCCGACCGTCGCGTGCGCACCGTGGACCTGACGCCCTGCGGCCGCGCGCTGATTCAGAAGCTCTTCGCCAAGCACGAACAGGACATCGACGCGCTCATGCAGCCGCTATGCCCTGCCGAACGCGCCGCCTTGCGATCTGCACTGAAGAAGCTCGGCCTGGCCGCGCAGAGCCGCTTGCAGAACGCAGGCTGA
- a CDS encoding OsmC family protein, whose translation MIGNPHRYALQLQWTGNRGEGTSGYRSYERSYDLSSEGKPTLAASADATFHGDRAKWNPEEMLLGALSGCHLLSYLHVCADAGISVLEYRDDAKGEMVLNEDGSGRFTSVTLRPHVVIAEGGDAENAQILHHLAHEKCFIANSVNFPVLCEATIEVRSANLQDAPEARLQQTV comes from the coding sequence ATGATCGGCAATCCCCATCGTTATGCGCTGCAACTGCAGTGGACCGGCAACCGCGGCGAAGGCACCAGCGGCTACCGGTCGTACGAGCGTTCGTATGATTTGAGCTCGGAAGGCAAGCCGACGCTTGCCGCTTCAGCAGACGCGACCTTCCACGGTGATCGAGCCAAGTGGAATCCGGAAGAGATGCTGTTGGGTGCGCTCTCCGGCTGCCACCTGCTCAGTTACTTGCACGTGTGCGCCGACGCCGGCATCTCTGTGCTGGAGTATCGCGACGACGCGAAAGGCGAGATGGTGCTGAATGAGGATGGCAGCGGCCGGTTCACGTCGGTCACGTTGCGCCCGCACGTTGTGATCGCAGAGGGCGGCGACGCGGAGAACGCGCAGATCCTGCACCACCTGGCGCATGAGAAATGCTTCATCGCGAACTCGGTCAACTTCCCTGTTTTGTGCGAGGCGACGATTGAGGTCCGCTCCGCCAACCTGCAGGACGCACCCGAAGCACGTCTGCAGCAAACGGTTTAG